The Malus domestica chromosome 06, GDT2T_hap1 genome has a segment encoding these proteins:
- the LOC114825577 gene encoding uncharacterized protein, with protein MGGVILPVNIIGLISGLVILPVYFNGCYTTRPVKISVISSLNSIQTLNGTNYKKWRQDIEIALGLIDFNLALRENEPTKPANDATAAKKNEYKKWVKANKMALLVIKRSMPDLVRGAITESNNAKAYLDSIKVKFKESEKVETGTLMNTLITTKYLGGDVREHILSMVGVAAKLNALNIKIDDPLLVYLA; from the exons ATGGGtggggtcatattacctgttaatattatcgggttgaTTTCAGGTCTGGTCATTttacctgtttattttaacgggtgttacacgacacgacccgttaagatatcgg TAATTAGCTCCCTGAATTCAATTCAAACACTCAATGGAACCAATTATAAGAAGTGGAGGCAAGATATTGAAATAGCTCTAGGACTCATAGATTTCAATCTAGCTCTAAGAGAGAATGAACCAACCAAGCCCGCTAATGATGCAACTGCAGCCAAGAAGAATGAATATAAAAAATGGGTTAAGGCTAACAAAATGGCGCTGCTGGTAATCAAAAGGTCAATGCCTGACCTGGTTCGAGGGGCAATCACTGAGTCAAATAATGCTAAGGCATATCTTGACTCCATCAAAGTCAAGTTCAAGGAATCTGAAAAAGTTGAAACTGGAACCCTTATGAACACCCTAATTACCACTAAGTACCTGGGTGGTGATGTGAGAGAGCACATCCTCTCAATGGTTGGTGTAGCTGCTAAACTTAATGCACTTAACATTAAGATAGATGATCCTTTACTAGTTTATCTCGCCTAA